The Octadecabacter arcticus 238 genome contains a region encoding:
- a CDS encoding sensor histidine kinase has protein sequence MRNPLNSLRAIGSILVLAALFFGGGTVWMWEKSTSDWRAYGTASYDAGVTLYYAMQNGTAPPAGIIISPLPADDQVHATSGLFRQIAGAPPTSRITIVPILLDVANQITGASVTMAILSPDLTYGLADLPHRDGQTAAETMGAITQKLATFCTDPFVVARMGEADWVELDGNSVWGCAAAPPDRRILAALLAVVATGTLITVALNLPVSFLSFAGQLSNRRRVGGPTHYDPTGPQELQEIITAVNSYLEIEREQLAGRAAVLSGVSHDLGTPATRLRLRAALIKDPNLRQKFETDIDSMAGIIESVLTYTHVEMGAEKPRNLSLPSLLDAIVANYQDVGRPVTFRKAKDVIVQGGKSIFMSRQGYGVVSNDRDTVVYGRPVSLQRAITNLIENALKYGRRATVSLEVNAQSATIIIEDEGSESSAAEIEKLLAPFQRGENTTTIDGHGLGLTIVATIAKLHGGRLTFEDSATGVTARLVIQRS, from the coding sequence GTGAGAAACCCACTAAACAGCCTGCGCGCAATAGGGTCCATATTGGTTCTTGCGGCGCTTTTTTTCGGTGGTGGCACGGTTTGGATGTGGGAAAAATCCACATCGGATTGGCGCGCATATGGCACGGCGTCCTACGATGCTGGCGTGACATTGTATTACGCAATGCAAAACGGCACAGCCCCACCCGCAGGCATAATCATCTCACCTCTCCCTGCCGACGATCAGGTCCATGCAACGAGCGGATTATTCCGCCAGATTGCAGGTGCTCCGCCTACCTCGCGGATCACGATTGTCCCAATCTTGCTCGATGTTGCCAATCAGATCACTGGTGCCTCCGTCACTATGGCTATCCTTTCACCTGATCTAACCTACGGTCTTGCGGATCTGCCGCACCGCGACGGGCAAACGGCGGCAGAAACCATGGGAGCGATCACCCAAAAATTGGCCACGTTCTGTACCGATCCGTTCGTCGTGGCCCGCATGGGAGAGGCCGACTGGGTTGAATTAGACGGCAACTCGGTTTGGGGGTGCGCCGCTGCCCCCCCTGATCGCCGCATACTCGCAGCGCTTTTGGCGGTGGTCGCAACTGGCACTCTCATAACCGTCGCGTTGAATTTGCCCGTGTCATTCTTGTCCTTCGCGGGACAGCTGAGCAACCGCCGACGCGTTGGCGGCCCCACTCACTATGACCCAACAGGTCCACAAGAACTGCAAGAAATCATAACAGCGGTTAACAGCTATCTGGAAATTGAACGCGAACAATTGGCTGGCCGCGCCGCTGTGTTGTCGGGTGTCAGCCACGACCTTGGCACACCCGCCACGCGGCTACGTCTGCGCGCCGCGTTGATAAAAGACCCCAACCTGCGTCAAAAATTTGAAACTGACATCGACAGCATGGCAGGCATCATCGAAAGCGTGCTGACCTATACCCATGTCGAAATGGGTGCCGAAAAACCGCGCAACCTGTCATTGCCGTCACTATTGGATGCCATCGTTGCCAATTACCAGGATGTGGGACGCCCAGTGACATTCCGCAAAGCCAAAGACGTCATTGTACAGGGTGGGAAATCTATCTTCATGTCGCGACAAGGCTACGGTGTGGTGTCCAACGATCGTGACACTGTCGTTTATGGCCGTCCCGTATCTCTTCAACGGGCCATTACAAACTTGATTGAAAACGCGCTGAAATATGGCCGCCGCGCTACCGTATCGCTTGAAGTAAACGCGCAGTCCGCGACGATCATCATCGAAGATGAAGGTTCTGAAAGTTCTGCCGCCGAGATTGAAAAGCTTTTGGCCCCGTTTCAACGTGGCGAGAACACCACAACGATAGATGGCCACGGGCTTGGCCTTACCATTGTAGCGACAATTGCTAAATTGCATGGTGGCAGACTTACATTCGAAGATTCCGCGACGGGTGTGACCGCGCGGTTGGTTATTCAGCGATCTTGA
- a CDS encoding response regulator encodes MAIPRILVVDDDVEMRAMMTQFLQQNGSIALPAANEAEVRRHIDGGRVDLVLLDVMLGDENGLEICKHLRREQDVPIIMVSALSADHQRMEGYAVGADDYIAKPFNPELLLARVKAVLSRTRRSASLVHRRNTKTFQFYGWTYDAKTSEVLSPIKVQVALSRRETALLQVLLANPHIPLTREEIATNLDVTGEGQSPNEATGRAIDVLVGRLRTKIETNPKEPKILKTERGVGYVFAVDVAVSDT; translated from the coding sequence ATGGCGATACCACGCATCTTGGTTGTCGATGACGATGTAGAAATGCGCGCAATGATGACGCAGTTCTTGCAACAGAACGGTTCTATCGCTCTGCCCGCCGCAAACGAGGCGGAGGTGCGCCGCCACATCGACGGTGGCCGCGTCGATCTGGTGTTACTGGACGTAATGTTAGGCGACGAGAACGGTTTGGAGATTTGCAAGCACCTGCGCCGCGAGCAGGACGTGCCGATCATTATGGTATCTGCGTTGTCTGCCGATCACCAACGAATGGAGGGGTATGCGGTTGGCGCGGACGACTACATTGCCAAACCGTTTAATCCTGAATTGTTGTTGGCGCGGGTCAAAGCGGTGCTATCGCGCACGCGCCGGTCGGCGTCCTTGGTGCACCGTCGGAACACCAAAACCTTTCAGTTCTATGGCTGGACCTATGACGCTAAAACCAGCGAGGTTCTTTCCCCCATCAAAGTACAGGTCGCTCTGTCTCGCCGTGAAACCGCGTTATTACAAGTGTTGCTCGCCAACCCACACATCCCCCTCACTCGCGAAGAAATTGCGACCAACCTAGATGTCACCGGCGAAGGCCAGTCTCCCAATGAGGCGACGGGTCGCGCGATTGATGTTTTGGTAGGGCGCTTGCGCACCAAGATCGAAACGAACCCGAAGGAGCCCAAAATTCTGAAAACGGAACGCGGTGTTGGATATGTTTTCGCTGTGGATGTTGCGGTGTCAGACACGTGA
- a CDS encoding ABC transporter substrate-binding protein, with protein MKSYVLSTASAIAVCAAGAASADGHAEAEVLHYWTSGGEAKSVAVLQEEFAANGGTWTDMPVAGGGGDAAGTALRARVLSGNAPTAAQIKGPAIQEWYAEGVLADISSVAEANDWANLLPASIAAHMQCEGTWCAAPVNVHRVDWIWANTEILAANGIEMPTTWDEFNAAAEKLQAAGIIPLAHGGQAWQDATVFETVVLGLGGAEFYQAALVDLDPEALTSDTMIAAFDQMRTMRGYVDPNFSGRDWNLATAMVMNGEAAFQIMGDWAKGEFLAAGKVPSVDFTCASTPGDGYLYNVDSFAMFSVEGDGKAAGQELLAELIMGPNFQEVFNMNKGSIPARTDVDLSGFDECAQISAADMASTNDGGTLMPSYAHGMALFGAQSGAITDVVTAHFNSDMSSEEAVQMLSKAVANSL; from the coding sequence ATGAAATCTTATGTATTAAGCACCGCATCTGCGATTGCCGTTTGTGCCGCTGGCGCTGCATCTGCTGACGGTCACGCTGAAGCAGAAGTTCTGCACTACTGGACGTCCGGTGGCGAAGCGAAATCAGTCGCGGTTCTGCAAGAAGAGTTCGCTGCAAACGGCGGCACATGGACTGACATGCCAGTCGCTGGCGGCGGCGGTGACGCTGCTGGAACGGCACTTCGTGCACGCGTTCTGTCCGGCAACGCGCCAACAGCAGCACAGATCAAGGGCCCAGCCATTCAGGAATGGTATGCCGAAGGCGTTCTGGCTGACATTTCCAGCGTTGCAGAAGCCAACGACTGGGCAAACCTGCTTCCAGCCTCCATCGCAGCACACATGCAGTGCGAAGGCACTTGGTGTGCGGCGCCGGTAAACGTGCACCGCGTTGACTGGATCTGGGCCAACACAGAAATCTTGGCCGCCAACGGCATCGAGATGCCAACAACTTGGGACGAGTTCAACGCCGCAGCCGAAAAACTGCAAGCCGCTGGTATCATTCCGCTGGCCCACGGTGGTCAGGCTTGGCAGGACGCGACTGTGTTCGAAACTGTTGTTCTGGGCCTCGGCGGCGCTGAGTTTTACCAGGCAGCTCTCGTAGACCTCGACCCAGAGGCGCTGACATCTGACACGATGATTGCAGCGTTTGATCAGATGCGCACCATGCGTGGCTATGTTGATCCAAACTTCTCTGGTCGTGACTGGAACCTCGCAACAGCAATGGTCATGAACGGCGAAGCGGCTTTCCAGATCATGGGTGACTGGGCAAAGGGTGAATTCCTCGCTGCTGGAAAAGTGCCAAGCGTTGATTTCACATGCGCCTCCACTCCGGGTGACGGCTATCTCTACAACGTGGACAGCTTTGCGATGTTCTCTGTAGAAGGTGACGGCAAAGCCGCTGGTCAGGAACTGCTGGCTGAACTCATCATGGGGCCTAACTTCCAAGAAGTGTTCAACATGAACAAAGGTTCCATCCCAGCCCGCACAGACGTTGATCTGTCCGGCTTTGATGAGTGCGCGCAGATCTCTGCTGCTGACATGGCGTCTACAAACGATGGCGGCACATTGATGCCGTCTTACGCACACGGCATGGCACTGTTTGGTGCGCAGTCCGGCGCGATCACAGACGTTGTAACAGCGCACTTCAACTCTGACATGTCTTCTGAAGAAGCGGTTCAGATGTTGTCTAAGGCTGTCGCCAACTCCCTGTAA
- a CDS encoding carbohydrate ABC transporter permease: MTRWLQDNMPKIVLAPSFIAVMVFVYGFIGWTAWVSLTRSRLMPRYEFDSFIQYERLADSPRFETAMVNLAIFGTLFIVIAMVLGLLLAILLDQKIRTEGAIRTIYLYPMALSMIVTGTAWKWILNPELGIEATVKGWGFANFEFNWLVDPDMAIYTVVLAAVWQSSGFVMALFLAGLRSVDEEIIKAAQVDGIPTWRVYSAIIIPSMAPIFLSAFIVLAHLAIKAFDLVIALTGGGPGYATDLPATYMYAMAFSRGDIGQAASSAMVMMLVVFTIVVPYLYSELRTKDD; this comes from the coding sequence ATGACTAGATGGTTGCAAGACAACATGCCAAAAATCGTTTTGGCGCCGTCATTCATCGCCGTCATGGTGTTTGTTTACGGCTTTATCGGCTGGACGGCTTGGGTGTCACTGACACGCTCGCGTCTAATGCCGCGCTACGAGTTTGATAGCTTCATTCAATATGAGCGCCTCGCCGACTCGCCACGGTTTGAGACCGCGATGGTGAACCTCGCCATCTTTGGCACGCTATTTATCGTGATCGCCATGGTGCTGGGTCTGCTTCTGGCAATCCTGCTGGACCAGAAAATCCGCACTGAAGGCGCAATCCGCACGATTTATCTTTATCCCATGGCCTTGTCGATGATTGTCACAGGCACCGCATGGAAATGGATCCTGAACCCTGAACTTGGCATCGAAGCCACCGTCAAAGGCTGGGGGTTCGCAAATTTTGAATTCAACTGGCTGGTTGATCCTGACATGGCGATCTACACTGTTGTGCTTGCAGCGGTCTGGCAAAGTTCCGGCTTCGTTATGGCGCTGTTCCTTGCCGGGCTTCGCTCTGTGGATGAAGAAATCATCAAGGCCGCCCAGGTCGACGGCATCCCCACTTGGCGCGTTTATTCTGCGATCATTATTCCGTCGATGGCCCCGATTTTCCTCAGCGCGTTCATCGTGCTGGCCCACCTCGCGATCAAAGCCTTTGACCTCGTCATCGCGCTTACTGGCGGTGGCCCAGGTTACGCGACCGATCTTCCAGCCACCTACATGTATGCCATGGCGTTTTCGCGCGGTGACATCGGGCAGGCGGCAAGTTCAGCCATGGTCATGATGCTTGTCGTGTTCACGATTGTTGTCCCTTACCTCTATTCAGAATTGAGGACCAAAGATGACTGA
- a CDS encoding carbohydrate ABC transporter permease, which produces MTDMPYAPTRTQSPTTKLVLRFILYILLGVFALFYLMPLFVMITTSLKSLDEIRTGDLVSLPREVTFDAWRTAWSGACTGIQCEGVRPYFLNSLLIAIPAVLISTIIGALNGYAVAQWKFKGANIFFALLLFGCFIPFQVVLLPMAIVLGKLGISGTIPGLIFVHVIYGLGFTTLFFRNYYVSIPSELTKAAKVDGAGFFRIFWSIFLPLSLPIIVVSVIWQFTQIWNDFLFGVSFSQAGTQPVTVALNNIVNSTTGVKEYNVDMAAAIIAALPTLLVYVVAGKYFIRGLTAGSVKG; this is translated from the coding sequence ATGACTGATATGCCTTACGCCCCAACCCGCACCCAAAGCCCGACGACCAAACTGGTTCTGCGCTTTATCCTCTACATCCTGCTTGGCGTCTTTGCGCTATTTTATCTGATGCCGCTGTTTGTGATGATTACAACATCGCTGAAATCTTTGGATGAAATCCGCACGGGCGATCTAGTATCGCTACCACGTGAAGTCACTTTTGATGCTTGGCGCACTGCTTGGTCTGGCGCCTGTACAGGTATCCAATGTGAAGGCGTGCGCCCATATTTCCTGAATTCACTTCTGATCGCCATTCCCGCGGTTCTTATCTCTACAATCATCGGCGCGTTGAATGGCTACGCTGTGGCGCAATGGAAGTTCAAAGGCGCTAACATCTTTTTTGCATTATTGTTGTTTGGTTGCTTCATCCCGTTTCAGGTCGTGCTGCTGCCAATGGCGATCGTGCTGGGCAAGTTGGGGATCTCTGGCACTATTCCGGGTCTGATTTTTGTCCACGTGATCTATGGCCTCGGCTTTACCACGCTGTTTTTCCGCAACTACTATGTGAGCATCCCTTCCGAGTTGACAAAGGCGGCGAAAGTGGATGGTGCAGGGTTCTTTCGTATCTTCTGGTCGATCTTCTTGCCACTGAGCCTGCCGATCATCGTTGTGTCCGTCATCTGGCAGTTCACCCAGATCTGGAACGACTTCCTGTTTGGAGTGAGCTTTAGCCAAGCTGGCACTCAGCCTGTGACGGTTGCTCTTAACAACATCGTAAACTCGACCACTGGTGTCAAAGAATACAATGTTGATATGGCCGCAGCGATCATCGCTGCCCTGCCGACGCTGCTTGTCTATGTCGTTGCTGGCAAATATTTCATTCGCGGTCTGACCGCTGGTTCTGTAAAGGGATAA
- a CDS encoding ABC transporter ATP-binding protein has product MSPILEVKNLYKNYGSTEVLKDINVSIEKGDFLVLVGPSGCGKSTLLNCIAGLEPITGGDLFIDGQNMTNVSPKDRDIAMVFQSYALYPTMTVAKNITFGMKVRGIDQATQDAKLKHVSTQLQIEPLLHRKPGQLSGGQRQRVAMGRALVRDPKLFLFDEPLSNLDAKLRVEMRTEIKALHQRLGASMVYVTHDQIEAMTLATKIVVMKGGVIQQIGTPAEIYNRPANLFVADFMGSPAMNLIPAKTKANGKGIQIEIARKDADPIVLTDKRNTDLPEHVIIGVRPEDIVDAALARTDDTQQADCLIDIVEPAGADTFAVMQLGGKHVTARLHAETTAAAGTAQRLAFDLGKVSYFEPETGLRLN; this is encoded by the coding sequence ATGTCACCTATTCTCGAAGTTAAGAATCTCTACAAGAACTACGGGTCCACCGAAGTCCTGAAGGACATCAATGTGTCGATTGAAAAAGGGGACTTTCTGGTCCTCGTCGGGCCTTCCGGTTGTGGTAAGTCAACGCTCCTGAATTGTATCGCAGGGCTTGAGCCGATCACAGGGGGGGACTTGTTCATTGACGGGCAAAACATGACCAACGTCAGCCCCAAGGACCGCGACATCGCGATGGTGTTTCAATCCTACGCTTTATATCCGACCATGACCGTGGCCAAGAACATCACCTTCGGGATGAAAGTACGCGGCATCGATCAGGCAACACAGGACGCCAAGCTTAAGCACGTATCCACACAGTTACAGATTGAACCGCTGTTGCACCGCAAACCGGGCCAATTATCCGGTGGTCAGCGCCAGCGTGTCGCGATGGGTCGTGCCTTGGTGCGGGATCCAAAGTTGTTCCTGTTTGACGAACCACTGTCCAACCTGGATGCCAAACTGCGCGTCGAGATGCGGACAGAGATCAAGGCCCTGCATCAACGGCTTGGCGCGTCCATGGTCTACGTCACACACGATCAGATCGAAGCCATGACACTGGCGACCAAGATTGTCGTGATGAAAGGCGGCGTGATCCAGCAAATTGGCACACCAGCCGAGATATACAATCGTCCTGCCAACTTGTTTGTGGCCGACTTCATGGGCAGCCCAGCGATGAACCTGATCCCAGCCAAGACAAAAGCGAACGGCAAAGGCATTCAGATTGAAATCGCACGCAAGGACGCTGATCCGATTGTTTTGACAGACAAGCGCAATACCGACTTGCCCGAGCATGTCATTATTGGAGTGCGTCCTGAAGATATCGTAGACGCCGCCCTTGCCCGCACAGACGACACGCAACAAGCGGATTGTCTGATTGATATTGTTGAGCCCGCAGGCGCCGATACGTTTGCTGTGATGCAGCTTGGCGGTAAACACGTGACCGCGCGCTTGCATGCTGAAACAACAGCTGCCGCAGGCACTGCTCAGCGTCTGGCGTTTGATCTTGGAAAGGTCTCCTATTTTGAACCCGAGACCGGTTTGCGGCTGAATTAG
- a CDS encoding ROK family protein encodes MRLVADIGGTNARLALCKDVAIVPQTVRNFSNDDLPHLYDIVTAYLKDHASAPLDEMVIAVAGPVHGDKAVLTNRNWTILRTELLQRFGCKHVILVNDLSSLGYAVPSLLPTQLRRIYNGPVLPSRTGQSLVVGIGTGFNVSPVLSTPNGVHCLAVEAGHISMPKNVSDMLKAIGHSPDLFQTIETLFSGRGLTLFCQQVTGDDTLLGTTAIQSYKTSINPAISNAVDHYAALIGQLLRDLSLAYMPSSGIYLAGSVARAVLSISTARLIDVFAQPCDIFGDRIHSLFTIEDDFAALYGCAAHDHRK; translated from the coding sequence ATGCGTTTGGTGGCAGACATTGGCGGGACGAATGCACGTTTGGCTTTGTGCAAAGACGTTGCAATCGTCCCGCAAACCGTTCGCAATTTTAGCAATGACGACTTGCCGCACCTCTACGATATCGTAACGGCCTATCTCAAAGACCACGCGTCTGCGCCGCTGGATGAAATGGTTATCGCCGTTGCGGGGCCGGTTCACGGTGACAAAGCGGTGCTGACAAACCGGAATTGGACAATTCTAAGGACCGAATTGCTCCAACGGTTCGGCTGTAAGCACGTGATTCTGGTCAACGATTTGTCTTCACTTGGGTATGCAGTCCCTTCACTGCTCCCAACCCAGTTGCGGCGCATTTATAACGGTCCCGTGTTGCCGTCAAGGACCGGGCAATCTTTGGTCGTCGGGATCGGGACGGGATTTAACGTTAGCCCTGTTTTGAGTACACCCAACGGCGTTCATTGCCTTGCCGTCGAAGCAGGGCATATTTCTATGCCAAAAAACGTGTCGGACATGCTTAAGGCAATCGGTCATTCGCCAGACCTGTTTCAAACGATCGAAACACTGTTTTCAGGACGCGGCTTAACGTTGTTTTGCCAGCAGGTTACCGGCGACGATACCTTGCTCGGAACCACTGCGATCCAGTCCTACAAGACGTCAATCAACCCGGCCATTTCGAATGCCGTTGATCACTACGCTGCACTGATTGGACAGCTGTTGCGTGATCTGTCGCTGGCCTATATGCCGTCCTCTGGCATATATCTTGCAGGCAGCGTCGCCAGGGCTGTTTTAAGCATATCAACGGCCCGACTTATCGATGTCTTTGCGCAACCTTGCGACATCTTTGGCGACCGAATACATAGTCTGTTCACAATCGAAGACGACTTTGCCGCCCTCTATGGGTGTGCGGCTCATGACCATAGAAAGTGA